A DNA window from Comamonas sp. 26 contains the following coding sequences:
- a CDS encoding efflux RND transporter periplasmic adaptor subunit: MKTRSREMRRWPALATVVAAMALAGCIQNDAEGPSQELPVVDVVTIKTRSLTLTNELPGRIEPVRVAEVRARVPGIVLSRHFKEGADVKAGDVLFNIDPAPLRAALARAQGELARTEAALLDAQSVVRRYEPLVTQDAVSRQDFDTAKATLNSAKALRQSAQADVETARLNLDYATVKAPISGRIGRALVTEGALVGQGEATPMAVIQQLDPIYADFRQPAALATRLRAQHLNGGAARQSTPLTLVADGMDEARQGRMLFSDVTVDRGTGQLSLRGEFPNKDGLLLPGMFVRVTVSQGEEPSAILVPQRAVQRGSDGAAHVLVLDEQNTVQSQPVTTAAMYGAEWHITNGLKANARVLVGGLAAAVPGTKVQVRAETNKVADAAKDRVDATKN, translated from the coding sequence ATGAAGACAAGAAGCCGGGAAATGCGCAGATGGCCAGCCCTCGCCACAGTGGTAGCCGCAATGGCGTTGGCGGGATGCATTCAGAACGACGCTGAGGGGCCATCGCAAGAGTTGCCGGTGGTGGATGTCGTGACTATCAAGACCAGGTCGCTAACGCTTACGAATGAACTCCCCGGGCGTATCGAGCCTGTGCGCGTGGCGGAAGTGCGCGCCAGAGTGCCCGGCATTGTGCTGAGCCGCCACTTCAAGGAAGGGGCAGACGTGAAGGCCGGCGATGTGCTGTTCAACATCGACCCGGCCCCGCTGCGTGCGGCACTGGCGCGTGCGCAGGGCGAGCTGGCGCGGACCGAAGCAGCGTTGCTGGATGCACAGTCCGTGGTGCGCCGCTATGAGCCGCTGGTCACTCAGGATGCGGTAAGCCGTCAGGATTTCGATACCGCCAAGGCCACGTTGAATAGCGCCAAGGCCTTGCGTCAATCGGCTCAGGCCGATGTGGAAACGGCACGCCTGAACCTGGACTACGCCACGGTGAAGGCGCCCATCTCGGGCCGTATTGGCCGAGCACTGGTGACGGAAGGTGCCTTGGTCGGTCAAGGCGAGGCCACACCGATGGCGGTAATCCAGCAGCTGGATCCGATCTATGCAGACTTTCGCCAGCCCGCAGCGCTGGCCACACGTTTGCGCGCTCAGCATCTGAATGGTGGTGCTGCAAGGCAGAGCACGCCCCTCACGCTGGTGGCGGACGGCATGGATGAAGCGCGCCAGGGGCGGATGCTTTTCTCCGATGTGACCGTGGATCGCGGTACCGGCCAGCTTTCGCTGCGCGGCGAGTTTCCCAACAAGGACGGTTTGCTGCTGCCCGGAATGTTTGTGCGTGTGACTGTGAGTCAGGGAGAGGAGCCCAGCGCCATCCTTGTTCCGCAGCGTGCAGTGCAGCGCGGCAGCGATGGAGCAGCACATGTACTGGTCCTAGATGAGCAGAACACTGTGCAGTCCCAGCCCGTCACCACGGCGGCCATGTATGGCGCTGAATGGCATATCACCAATGGTTTGAAGGCGAACGCCCGTGTTCTGGTGGGCGGTCTGGCTGCGGCTGTGCCCGGTACCAAGGTGCAAGTGAGAGCCGAGACAAACAAAGTGGCAGACGCCGCAAAAGACAGAGTTGATGCTACAAAAAATTGA
- a CDS encoding efflux RND transporter permease subunit: MSRFFIDRPKLAWVVAIFILLGGLLAIPMLPVAQFPNVAPPQISISATYPGASATTVMESVTSVIEEELNGTKGLLYFDSSSGSTGLAEITATFAPGIDPALAQVEVQNRIKKAEARLPSSVMQMGLQVEQASASFLLIYSLTYKGDDSGKNEVRLSDYAVRNINNEIRRVPGVGKVQFFGADVAMRVWIDPQKLLGYGLSVADVNAAIAAQNAQVPAGSFGSQPGSSDQELSATIAVKGTLSSPEEFGQIVLNAKADGSVVYLADVARLEVGQLDYSFASREDGHKGVAAAVQLAPGANALKTAKAVKERLDELSKNFPSDIQHTVPYDTSRFVEVAISKVITTLIEAVVLVFLVMWLFLQNLRYTLIPTIVVPVCLAGTLAVMYALGFSVNMMTMFGMVLAIGILVDDAIVVVENVERIMAEEGLSPLAATVKAMQQVSGAIVGITLVLVAVFLPLAFMGGSVGVIYRQFSLSLAVSILFSGLLALTFTPALCATLLKPIPQGHHEEKKGFFGWFNRYFEKLTEHFSLLNQRLVKRAGRYMLIYVAIVGGLGFAYTRMPESFVPTEDMGYYIVSVQLPPGATETRTTAVVRDMEAFVQSRPATAQTEFLMGYSFSGMGQNAAMAFVTLKDWSLRGAGQAASDEVQAFNQRFGSLSDGAAMAVEPPAIDGLGNSGGFSLRLQDRASLGREALIAARDELLKKANASPVIAYAMMENLEDAPQLSMDIDRRKAQAQGVSFATISAALSTAYGSAVINEFPNAGRLQRVVVQADTKSRMTPEDLLRLYVPNSQGQQVPLASFATVNWEMGPVQISRYNGYPAFRIAGDAKPGHTTGEAMAELERIMGEMPAGIGYEWTALSYQEKAAGAQAPKLFALAIVVVFLLLVALYESWSIPAAVMLIVPIGALGSVLATSAVGLSNDVYFKVGLITIIGLAAKNAILIVEFAKDLHERGHSLVDSALQAARLRFRPIVMTSLAFILGVVPLALATGAGASSQTAIGVGVIGGMISATLLGVLFVPIFFVFVLSLWRKRNPKSEVKNNTSEGESV; this comes from the coding sequence ATGTCCCGGTTCTTCATTGATCGCCCCAAGCTTGCCTGGGTCGTGGCGATCTTCATCCTGCTCGGCGGATTGCTGGCGATTCCGATGCTGCCTGTGGCGCAGTTTCCAAACGTCGCTCCGCCGCAAATTTCCATCTCGGCAACCTATCCGGGGGCTTCGGCCACCACGGTCATGGAGTCGGTCACCAGCGTCATTGAGGAAGAGCTCAATGGCACCAAGGGCCTGCTCTATTTCGATTCGTCCAGCGGCTCCACGGGACTGGCTGAAATCACGGCCACGTTCGCGCCGGGCATCGATCCCGCACTGGCTCAGGTGGAAGTGCAGAACCGCATCAAAAAAGCCGAGGCGCGCTTGCCCTCGTCCGTGATGCAGATGGGCCTGCAGGTCGAGCAAGCCAGCGCCAGCTTTCTGCTGATCTACTCGTTGACCTACAAGGGCGACGATAGCGGCAAGAACGAAGTCCGGCTGTCGGATTACGCGGTACGCAATATCAATAACGAGATTCGCCGAGTGCCCGGTGTTGGCAAGGTGCAGTTCTTTGGTGCCGATGTGGCCATGCGGGTCTGGATAGATCCTCAGAAGCTGCTGGGCTACGGCTTGTCGGTGGCAGATGTGAACGCGGCCATCGCCGCGCAGAATGCGCAGGTACCGGCAGGCAGCTTCGGCAGTCAACCGGGTTCTTCAGATCAGGAACTGAGCGCGACCATCGCGGTCAAGGGCACGTTGAGCTCGCCCGAGGAGTTCGGACAGATCGTGCTGAACGCCAAGGCCGATGGCTCGGTGGTGTATCTGGCGGATGTGGCTCGTCTCGAGGTGGGCCAGCTCGACTACAGCTTTGCCTCGCGCGAGGATGGCCACAAAGGTGTGGCTGCGGCTGTACAGCTCGCACCCGGTGCCAATGCCCTGAAGACCGCCAAGGCAGTCAAGGAACGACTGGACGAGCTGTCGAAAAATTTCCCCAGCGATATTCAGCACACCGTGCCCTATGACACCTCCCGCTTCGTCGAGGTGGCCATCAGCAAGGTGATCACGACGCTGATCGAAGCCGTGGTGCTGGTGTTTCTGGTGATGTGGTTGTTCTTGCAGAACCTGCGCTATACCTTGATCCCCACCATCGTGGTCCCCGTGTGTCTGGCGGGCACGCTGGCGGTGATGTATGCGCTGGGCTTCTCGGTCAACATGATGACCATGTTCGGCATGGTGCTGGCCATCGGCATTCTGGTGGACGACGCCATCGTCGTGGTCGAGAACGTCGAGCGCATCATGGCCGAGGAAGGACTATCGCCACTGGCTGCCACCGTGAAGGCCATGCAGCAGGTCTCAGGTGCCATTGTCGGCATCACGCTGGTGCTGGTGGCGGTGTTTCTGCCGCTGGCCTTCATGGGCGGCTCGGTGGGCGTGATCTACCGACAGTTTTCGCTGTCGCTGGCGGTGTCCATCTTGTTCTCGGGCTTGCTGGCGCTGACCTTCACTCCCGCGCTGTGCGCCACGCTGCTCAAGCCCATCCCCCAGGGGCACCATGAAGAGAAGAAAGGTTTTTTCGGCTGGTTCAATCGCTACTTCGAAAAGCTTACCGAGCATTTTTCGCTGCTCAATCAGCGGCTGGTCAAGCGCGCGGGCCGCTACATGCTCATCTACGTCGCCATTGTGGGCGGGCTGGGCTTTGCCTATACACGCATGCCGGAGTCCTTCGTGCCGACCGAAGACATGGGTTACTACATCGTCAGCGTGCAGCTGCCGCCCGGCGCGACCGAAACCCGAACCACAGCCGTGGTGCGTGACATGGAGGCATTTGTGCAAAGTCGTCCTGCCACGGCGCAGACAGAGTTCCTCATGGGCTACAGCTTCTCGGGCATGGGACAGAACGCGGCGATGGCATTTGTCACCCTCAAGGACTGGTCGCTGCGCGGTGCCGGACAGGCAGCTTCAGACGAAGTTCAGGCTTTCAACCAGCGTTTTGGCAGTCTGTCGGATGGCGCGGCCATGGCTGTGGAGCCTCCGGCCATTGATGGTCTCGGCAATTCCGGTGGCTTTTCGCTGCGGCTGCAAGACCGCGCCAGTCTGGGCCGCGAGGCACTGATTGCCGCACGTGACGAGCTGCTGAAGAAAGCCAACGCGTCGCCGGTGATTGCCTACGCCATGATGGAAAACCTCGAAGACGCCCCGCAGTTGAGCATGGATATCGACCGCCGCAAGGCCCAGGCTCAGGGCGTGAGCTTTGCGACCATCAGCGCGGCGCTTTCCACGGCTTACGGGTCGGCGGTGATCAACGAGTTTCCGAATGCGGGTCGTCTGCAGCGCGTGGTGGTGCAGGCCGATACGAAATCGCGCATGACGCCTGAAGACCTACTGCGTCTGTATGTGCCCAACTCTCAGGGGCAGCAGGTGCCGCTTGCCTCTTTTGCTACGGTGAACTGGGAGATGGGGCCGGTGCAGATTTCGCGCTACAACGGCTACCCGGCCTTCCGCATTGCGGGGGATGCCAAGCCTGGTCACACCACGGGTGAAGCCATGGCCGAACTCGAACGCATCATGGGCGAGATGCCAGCAGGCATAGGCTATGAATGGACCGCACTGTCCTACCAGGAAAAGGCTGCAGGCGCGCAGGCACCCAAGCTTTTTGCACTGGCCATTGTGGTGGTGTTCCTGCTGCTCGTGGCCTTGTACGAAAGCTGGAGCATTCCCGCCGCAGTCATGCTGATCGTGCCCATCGGTGCACTGGGCTCGGTGCTGGCGACTTCGGCCGTCGGCCTGTCCAATGACGTGTACTTCAAGGTGGGCTTGATCACCATCATCGGTCTTGCCGCAAAGAACGCCATTCTGATTGTGGAGTTCGCCAAGGATCTTCATGAACGCGGCCACTCGCTGGTGGACTCTGCACTGCAGGCAGCACGTTTGCGCTTTCGCCCGATTGTGATGACCTCGTTGGCCTTCATTCTGGGTGTGGTGCCTCTGGCGTTAGCCACAGGTGCGGGTGCATCCAGCCAGACTGCCATTGGCGTCGGGGTGATCGGCGGCATGATCAGCGCCACGCTGCTGGGCGTGCTGTTTGTCCCCATTTTCTTCGTGTTTGTGCTGTCGCTATGGCGCAAGCGCAACCCCAAATCCGAAGTGAAAAACAACACCTCCGAAGGAGAATCTGTATGA